CGTGGAGAGTTCTGCCATTCGAGAATGATCTGGCCATCCAGCTCTGTGACAGAAACTTCAGGAGACACTGGCGGAGAAGGCAGTTCGAAGTTTACATCGAACGCAGCCTGCGCAAGTGCATCAGCCTGACGCAGTCTCGTAATTGAATCGAGGTTGTCAGTACCACGTGCCCAAACGAGACCAAACACGATTTCCTGCACGTCACCAGGGTTAATGGTAAACGGACCTGTAGCCATAACGAAACGACGGTCAGCAGGGTCAATAGGACCAAGCGTACCACCAACCGGGTCAGGGTTAACTTCTGACCAACCGTTTCCAGTTACAGGGTCACCAGGGAAGATAAACCGGGTAGGCTCTGTAGAGAAGTCACGACCGGTACCACCTACACTAAATGCCTGACCGTCTTTCCAGTTACCACGCATGTAGTTGTAGTAGTCAGTACCCGTAACAGGGTCACCGGTAACACCACCACCGTTGTTATAGAACGCAAACGTGGTCATTTTCAGGTTTCTGAAGTCTGGAATCCATTCGCCATCTACCAAGGCGGAGTCGCCTGCGGAAGGTACAATTGGTCCCTGGAAGAAGTCATAACCTGCTGCTGGAGGTGACTGACCGTACCCTTCACCACCTTCATCATCGTTGTCTGCGTTGTAGACATAACCCATACCGAGGCTTGTGTCAGCACCAACGTAGTCATCGTCAAAGTTACCAAGGTCAGGATCAGAGAAAATACCCAAGAATGCATTCTCAAGTGGCACGTCTCCTTTGTAGAAGAGGTTGTACTTGTAGAATGTCGTATTTCCAATGTCGCCAGCGGTGTTGAACGCAAACGCAGTACCGTGTACTTCGAGGCCGATAGGCGCCGCATCGGTAGCTTCGTGGATGTTACCACGGTCGTTCATTACCCACCACAGGGTCATGTCACCAAGAATTGCTGGACGCTCGCCACCGGCAAGGTCAACAACACGGTTTACGCGGTCTGCAAGAGGAACAGTAACATCAAACTCAATCATGTCACCGTTTGCATCCAGCGTAGGCGCGCCAAGGCCAGTTGGCCAGTCGCGAAGGTCTGGAGTAGCAGTCCCCGAAACGTCATAAGTTTCAACGTCGGCTTTGCTTACTTTGAATACTTTATCAAAGATAGAGCAATCAGCCGGCGCGTTGCCGTTTTCGTCAAGAGGACCAGCCCAGAATTCCCACGGGCCGTAACGTGAAGCCGCTGCACGAAGCTGTCCACCAACCTCACCAGCAAGCCAGATACCTGAAGCAAAGATCGCGTTTGAACCGCCACCTTTAGGTACTTCATAAACGTGGGGTGAACCGCGCCAAAAGAGACCGCCATTATTGAGGATCCTTGCGCGCACATTGTTCACATCCAGAAATGCCTCACCGAGGGCACCCTGACAGTTACTTGTCGCCTGCGCATTTGCATCAACAAGTCCCAAGCCGAGCACTAGAGGCAGCAAAAGTAATATTCTGCTCAAAAGTCGCATGGTAGTAATTTATAAAAGTTGAGAGAATCGCTTCTCTAAATCAGATCAAAAGGTCTTCATCCCCCACCCCGCCGGAGCGGGGGATGAAGCAATACTGGAGATCTGCTATCTAGAAGTCCACACGGAGACCGATACGCGTCAAACGCGGAATACCGACCCAGTTTAGGACTCTGTTGTCATGTTCGTATGCAGCATTTGCAAACGGTACAGAGTCACCAAGGAAACGCTGTCCGGCAGCTGTTGACAGGAAGCCATCGTTATCAGGCAGGCCTGTGAAGCGCCATACATCGTTGGTGTTGTTGTTTCCGAACAGGTTCTGTACCCAGAGGAATGCTGTTACACTTGCACGGTTCGTTACGTCGAAGCGACGGTCAACACGGATGTCAACACGGTTGCTCCAAGGCATACGAGCGCTGTTGATACCACCAGACGGAGACGCGGCGCGTGCACCACCTGCTGCGTTGAATGGCTCAACAACCGGCGTGTAAGGGAATCCACTTCCAGCTTTGGCAAGCACGTTAACACCGAAGTTTTCGAAGATGTTAATGCCACCAATTTCAGGACCTTCACCTTTGCCCAGACGATAGTCGAGAGACAGGTTCAGGTTATGACGCTGGTCGAAATCGAGCGGGCTGATGAAGTTCGGAGGCGTCTCATCAATCCAAACGATTGTAGAAGTCGTACGGTCACCAGAACCAGTACCGTCAGCAAATGACAGCGTGTAGTTCAGGTTTGCAAGGAAACCGTTTGTACGGCGAAGGTCGAAAGCAAACTCAAGACCTTTAACTGTACCGAAGTCTACGTTTTCGTAGCTGCTGTATGCGTTTGGTGTAGCACCACGGATATCGCGCAGCTGGATCAAGTTTTCGATCTGGTTAAAGAAACCAGAGATCGTGAGCGCAGAGCGGTCACCAAGACGCTGGCGGAAGCCGAGCTCATACTTGGTTGTTTTCTCTGGCTGCAGGTTGGTGTTGTTGATTGTACCAGTTCCTTCGATGGCACCCAGCGTAGCAAAGGTGCGAGAAGAAGGACGCTGTGCAACAATACCGTAGCTCGCGAAGAATACCGCCTGGTCAGTAACAGGGAAGCTGATACCGATACGAGGCATGATATTCAACACAGGATCGTAGTCGCCAAACTGATCTTCAGTGATCAGGTTGCTGGTCTGACGAGCCTGGCCATTTAGACGGATATCACCAGCAGTAGACTCGTCACCTGTAGAGCTGAAGAAGTTACCTTCGGTGTCACGGTATCCAACGATATCGCTACCGCTATAGAATACTGTGTGATCGTCTTCGATACCTGCAGGAACGCTACCAGAGCCACAATCAACACCGTTAACTGTAGAGCCAACATCTCCAGCGCGACATACAGGACGACGCGCGAAGCGGTCGTTGAATACGCGGGTGTTGTTGTCAAATACGTCAGCACGGATACCAACGTTCAGTACGATGTCATTGAACTCGATTTTGTCCTGAACATAACCGCCGTAGTAAATTGGCTCGTATGGTTTCAGGTTGTATGCATCGAGTGGCTTGCTTGTATCCTGGTTCAGGAACGCGCCGAAGTCTTCTGAATCAACTTCGTTCTGGCCACGCAGATCGTATCCGTAGTAGCTAACAGCCGTATCAAGCAGCTGCAGCGGGATAGAATCGTAGGTAGAGTAACCAGCAGGATTCAGGTTCGGGTTGTTAGGATCGATCTGCTCAGGGTTGCCATCCGCTACGAAGCGAGACAAGTTAGCAGCACCGATGCTCCAGAAACGGTTCGTGTCTTTTTCGAACTCACCACCAAACTCAATCTGATGGATGCCATACTGTCCAGTGAATGAACCAGAAACACGGAACTGCTCGCTTTTGAACTTGCTGTATCCGTTGAAACGGCCACCAGGAATCTGCACGAGGCTAGCTACAACTTCATCAGAGGTAGCTGGGCCAGCGCCGTCAGCATAGGTGTTTGAGAACGTAGGAATACGAACGGTGAACTCGGTATCGTCAGATGGATCATCTGGCGTGCCATGCTCATCAATCCGAATTTCGTTTGTAAAGCCGAGGTCTTTGTATCCGCGAAGCGTGGCAAATGCTGCGTTGTCAATGTTGCCATACTCGAGGAAATCGTCAAATCCAGTACCAAAACGAGGGTCATAAGTCTCGTTAAAGTTGTTTGAGTAATCAGCCTGGATCTGGAAGAAAGACGTATTAGACAGACGGTGTGTATAGGTACCAAAAACCTGGTAGTTTTCGTTGTCCGTAACCGTTGTCATTTCCGGCGCAAACACTACCCGGCGGGAAGATACGTTTGAGTCGAAAGAACGATCTCTGTAACGACCACCAACACGCAGACGTCCGTTGTCGAACAGTTCAAACGTAAGGTTACCAATCAAAGAAAGGTTGTCGTCGTTACGCTTACGCTTGCCTTTCTCTACAGAGTACTGGTCCTGAGACAGGTACTCAGCGCGGATAACCGGCGTAAGGTTGATGTTTGAAGCATCTACACCATCAGGAACGGCAACAGAGGTGCCATCGCTAAATGTGAGTGCACCACCATTA
This Bacteroidota bacterium DNA region includes the following protein-coding sequences:
- a CDS encoding TonB-dependent receptor; this encodes MLRNWGILLLLLLSMPTMLFAQSSGKLSGRVTDGSTGDGLPGANVILQGTNIGATTDLDGNYVIIGVPVGTYAVQSSFVGYASELVQGVEINAGYTRELNFDLLPGVELDEVVVEYEQPLIQKDAIGVPKIVTSEDIVNLPVRGAADVAKIQAGVVSQEGSDALNIRGGRSGEVAYYVDGIKFGSGGVSLPQSAIEQQEMQLGNISARYGDVMSGVINITTKSGAPEFFGSLEGITSQEIDAYGYNLVSGTFGGPIIKDKVSFFLAGEYTFEDDGSPRAFGQLQIDDAVLDNLRAFPTAFRGTDAAGNELFMPIPAGLTDGATLPVDDNGTVIVNGGALTFSDGTSVAVPDGVDASNINLTPVIRAEYLSQDQYSVEKGKRKRNDDNLSLIGNLTFELFDNGRLRVGGRYRDRSFDSNVSSRRVVFAPEMTTVTDNENYQVFGTYTHRLSNTSFFQIQADYSNNFNETYDPRFGTGFDDFLEYGNIDNAAFATLRGYKDLGFTNEIRIDEHGTPDDPSDDTEFTVRIPTFSNTYADGAGPATSDEVVASLVQIPGGRFNGYSKFKSEQFRVSGSFTGQYGIHQIEFGGEFEKDTNRFWSIGAANLSRFVADGNPEQIDPNNPNLNPAGYSTYDSIPLQLLDTAVSYYGYDLRGQNEVDSEDFGAFLNQDTSKPLDAYNLKPYEPIYYGGYVQDKIEFNDIVLNVGIRADVFDNNTRVFNDRFARRPVCRAGDVGSTVNGVDCGSGSVPAGIEDDHTVFYSGSDIVGYRDTEGNFFSSTGDESTAGDIRLNGQARQTSNLITEDQFGDYDPVLNIMPRIGISFPVTDQAVFFASYGIVAQRPSSRTFATLGAIEGTGTINNTNLQPEKTTKYELGFRQRLGDRSALTISGFFNQIENLIQLRDIRGATPNAYSSYENVDFGTVKGLEFAFDLRRTNGFLANLNYTLSFADGTGSGDRTTSTIVWIDETPPNFISPLDFDQRHNLNLSLDYRLGKGEGPEIGGINIFENFGVNVLAKAGSGFPYTPVVEPFNAAGGARAASPSGGINSARMPWSNRVDIRVDRRFDVTNRASVTAFLWVQNLFGNNNTNDVWRFTGLPDNDGFLSTAAGQRFLGDSVPFANAAYEHDNRVLNWVGIPRLTRIGLRVDF